In Spinacia oleracea cultivar Varoflay chromosome 5, BTI_SOV_V1, whole genome shotgun sequence, a single window of DNA contains:
- the LOC130461414 gene encoding uncharacterized protein, producing MSLSDFGRIFGLSTTYSRKPKETHNNCTMWGKLTGNDNPGSMQHLHASKIQHPVPIVFYRFLGFTIFGRDETQNIRSTELEILGGYVSEGEESYKMNLAHHMASQFYSIATSTHTTKITIGGLITHIAMATANFTEANQIPVLGSNLLDLAYFAGLRRLQGEHGLFRPGAMYWMFEGNRLFTLPDPQGRTSFRPGQAHYLFVGFEREPQPDPQPQPDPQPEPHQYQPEPRTYFRRGRRDTGRPQSGPVVHEDQGSIDERLSRLELGFREFAADHQRTMFPFYDQYARQGYIAPDYEHPTWFTYPAEGYGAPGSMGTFTPTQYGGWGAGPSGHGGRDDGDDDGDDGQGHQ from the coding sequence ATGAGCTTAtctgattttggtaggatttttggattgtcTACCACATATAGTAGGAAACCCAAGGAGACTCACAATAATTGtaccatgtggggaaagcttacgggcaatgataatcccgggagtatgcaacatttgcatgcttccaagattcaacacccggtacccattgtcttttacaggttcctaggatttactatctttggtagggatgagacccagaacattagaagtacggagctagagatcctaggtggctacgtttccgaaggagaggagagctacaaaatgaaccttgcacatcacatggcctctcaattttactccatagccacctccacacatactaccaagattaccattggtgggttgatcacccacatagccatggccacggccaattttactgaggctaaccagatcccagttctgggtagcaacttgcttgatttgGCTTATTTTGCTGGACTCCGTAGGCTGCAGGGGGAGCACGGGTTatttaggccgggagccatgtactggatgttcgagggaaacaggcttttcaccttgcctgaccctcagggccgcactagtttcagacccggtcaggctcattatctatttgttggatttgagcgagagcctcagcctgacccccagcctcagcctgaccctcagccagagccccatcagtaccagccagagcctcgcacctacttcaggagggggcgtcgagacacGGGGAGGCCCCAGAGTGGCCCGGTAGTTCATGAGGATCAGGGGTCCATTGATGAGaggttgagcagacttgagctcgggttccgggagttcgcagctgatcaccagaggaccatgttcccattttatgatcagtatgccaggcagggctatattgccccagattacgagcaccctacctggtttacctatcccgcggagggatatggagctccgggttctatgggcaccttcacacccacccagtacggagggtggggagcgggtcctagtgggcatggtggcagagatgatggtgatgatgatggtgatgatggccaaggccatcagtga